One segment of Chionomys nivalis chromosome 1, mChiNiv1.1, whole genome shotgun sequence DNA contains the following:
- the Pax4 gene encoding paired box protein Pax-4 isoform X2 → MQQDGISSVNQLGGLFVNGRPLPLDTRQQIVQLAMSGMRPCDISRSLKVSNGCVSKILGRYYRTGVLEPKSIGGSKPRLATPAVVARIAQLKDEYPALFAWEIQRQLCAEGLCTQDKAPSVSSINRVLRVLQEDQKLYWTQLRLPAVLAPTLPSSHGRCEAPRGPHPGTSHRNRTIFSPGQAEALEKEFQRGQYPDSAARGKLAAATSLPEDTVRVWFSNRRAKWRRQEKLKWETQLPGIIYAQQSPGSVPSAALPVPEPLSPSFCHLCWGTAPDRCFSDTPSHTCLQSCWGGHSLLPVASSSYMEFAWPCLTTPPVYHLIGGSGDAASTHYSHWP, encoded by the exons ATGCAGCAGGACG GAATCAGCAGTGTGAATCAGCTGGGGGGACTCTTTGTGAATGGCCGCCCTCTTCCTCTGGACACCCGGCAGCAGATTGTGCAGCTAGCAATGAGCGGGATGCGACCCTGTGACATCTCTCGGAGCCTTAAG GTATCTAACGGCTGTGTGAGCAAGATCCTAGGACGTTACTACCGCACAGGTGTCTTGGAACCCAAGAGTATTGGAGGAAGCAAGCCGCGACTGGCCACACCGGCTGTGGTGGCTCGAATTGCTCAGCTAAAGGATGAGTATCCAGCGCTCTTTGCTTGGGAGATCCAGCGCCAGCTGTGTGCGGAAGGACTCTGCACTCAGGACAAGGCTCCTAGT GTGTCGTCTATCAACAGAGTCCTTCGGGTGTTACAGGAAGACCAGAAGTTGTACTGGACACAACTCAGGTTACCAG CTGTTTTGGCTCCAACTCTTCCCAGTTCCCATGGTAGATGTGAGGCTCCCCGAGGTCCCCATCCAGGGACCAGCCACAGGAATCGAACTATCTTCTCCCCAGGCCAAGCTGAGGCCCTGGAAAAAG AGTTCCAGCGTGGGCAGTACCCAGATTCAGCCGCCCGTGGAAAGCTGGCTGCTGCCACTTCTCTGCCTGAGGACACCGTGAGG GTCTGGTTTTCCAATAGAAGAGCCAAATGGCGCAGGCAAGAGAAGCTGAAGTGGGAAACACAGCTACCAG GGATCATTTATGCACAG CAGTCCCCTGGTAGTGTGCCCTCAGCAGCCCTGCCTGTGCCGGAACCTCTGAGTCCTTCCTTCTGTCACCTGTGCTGGGGGACAGCACCAGACAGGTGTTTCAGTGACACCCCATCCCACACCTGTCTCCAGTCCTGCTGGG GTGGccactccctccttcctgtgGCTTCTTCTTCATATATGGAATTTGCCTGGCCCTGCCTCACCACTCCTCCTGTGTACCATCTGATTGGAGGGTCAGGAGACGCAGCATCAACCCATTACTCACACTGGCCATAA
- the Pax4 gene encoding paired box protein Pax-4 isoform X1 yields MQQDGISSVNQLGGLFVNGRPLPLDTRQQIVQLAMSGMRPCDISRSLKVSNGCVSKILGRYYRTGVLEPKSIGGSKPRLATPAVVARIAQLKDEYPALFAWEIQRQLCAEGLCTQDKAPSVSSINRVLRVLQEDQKLYWTQLRLPAVLAPTLPSSHGRCEAPRGPHPGTSHRNRTIFSPGQAEALEKEFQRGQYPDSAARGKLAAATSLPEDTVRVWFSNRRAKWRRQEKLKWETQLPGASQDLMVPRVPPGIIYAQQSPGSVPSAALPVPEPLSPSFCHLCWGTAPDRCFSDTPSHTCLQSCWGGHSLLPVASSSYMEFAWPCLTTPPVYHLIGGSGDAASTHYSHWP; encoded by the exons ATGCAGCAGGACG GAATCAGCAGTGTGAATCAGCTGGGGGGACTCTTTGTGAATGGCCGCCCTCTTCCTCTGGACACCCGGCAGCAGATTGTGCAGCTAGCAATGAGCGGGATGCGACCCTGTGACATCTCTCGGAGCCTTAAG GTATCTAACGGCTGTGTGAGCAAGATCCTAGGACGTTACTACCGCACAGGTGTCTTGGAACCCAAGAGTATTGGAGGAAGCAAGCCGCGACTGGCCACACCGGCTGTGGTGGCTCGAATTGCTCAGCTAAAGGATGAGTATCCAGCGCTCTTTGCTTGGGAGATCCAGCGCCAGCTGTGTGCGGAAGGACTCTGCACTCAGGACAAGGCTCCTAGT GTGTCGTCTATCAACAGAGTCCTTCGGGTGTTACAGGAAGACCAGAAGTTGTACTGGACACAACTCAGGTTACCAG CTGTTTTGGCTCCAACTCTTCCCAGTTCCCATGGTAGATGTGAGGCTCCCCGAGGTCCCCATCCAGGGACCAGCCACAGGAATCGAACTATCTTCTCCCCAGGCCAAGCTGAGGCCCTGGAAAAAG AGTTCCAGCGTGGGCAGTACCCAGATTCAGCCGCCCGTGGAAAGCTGGCTGCTGCCACTTCTCTGCCTGAGGACACCGTGAGG GTCTGGTTTTCCAATAGAAGAGCCAAATGGCGCAGGCAAGAGAAGCTGAAGTGGGAAACACAGCTACCAG GTGCTTCTCAGGATCTGATGGTACCAAGAGTTCCCCCAGGGATCATTTATGCACAG CAGTCCCCTGGTAGTGTGCCCTCAGCAGCCCTGCCTGTGCCGGAACCTCTGAGTCCTTCCTTCTGTCACCTGTGCTGGGGGACAGCACCAGACAGGTGTTTCAGTGACACCCCATCCCACACCTGTCTCCAGTCCTGCTGGG GTGGccactccctccttcctgtgGCTTCTTCTTCATATATGGAATTTGCCTGGCCCTGCCTCACCACTCCTCCTGTGTACCATCTGATTGGAGGGTCAGGAGACGCAGCATCAACCCATTACTCACACTGGCCATAA
- the Pax4 gene encoding paired box protein Pax-4 isoform X3, with translation MQQDGISSVNQLGGLFVNGRPLPLDTRQQIVQLAMSGMRPCDISRSLKVSNGCVSKILGRYYRTGVLEPKSIGGSKPRLATPAVVARIAQLKDEYPALFAWEIQRQLCAEGLCTQDKAPSVSSINRVLRVLQEDQKLYWTQLRLPAVLAPTLPSSHGRCEAPRGPHPGTSHRNRTIFSPGQAEALEKEFQRGQYPDSAARGKLAAATSLPEDTVRVWFSNRRAKWRRQEKLKWETQLPGIIYAQSPGSVPSAALPVPEPLSPSFCHLCWGTAPDRCFSDTPSHTCLQSCWGGHSLLPVASSSYMEFAWPCLTTPPVYHLIGGSGDAASTHYSHWP, from the exons ATGCAGCAGGACG GAATCAGCAGTGTGAATCAGCTGGGGGGACTCTTTGTGAATGGCCGCCCTCTTCCTCTGGACACCCGGCAGCAGATTGTGCAGCTAGCAATGAGCGGGATGCGACCCTGTGACATCTCTCGGAGCCTTAAG GTATCTAACGGCTGTGTGAGCAAGATCCTAGGACGTTACTACCGCACAGGTGTCTTGGAACCCAAGAGTATTGGAGGAAGCAAGCCGCGACTGGCCACACCGGCTGTGGTGGCTCGAATTGCTCAGCTAAAGGATGAGTATCCAGCGCTCTTTGCTTGGGAGATCCAGCGCCAGCTGTGTGCGGAAGGACTCTGCACTCAGGACAAGGCTCCTAGT GTGTCGTCTATCAACAGAGTCCTTCGGGTGTTACAGGAAGACCAGAAGTTGTACTGGACACAACTCAGGTTACCAG CTGTTTTGGCTCCAACTCTTCCCAGTTCCCATGGTAGATGTGAGGCTCCCCGAGGTCCCCATCCAGGGACCAGCCACAGGAATCGAACTATCTTCTCCCCAGGCCAAGCTGAGGCCCTGGAAAAAG AGTTCCAGCGTGGGCAGTACCCAGATTCAGCCGCCCGTGGAAAGCTGGCTGCTGCCACTTCTCTGCCTGAGGACACCGTGAGG GTCTGGTTTTCCAATAGAAGAGCCAAATGGCGCAGGCAAGAGAAGCTGAAGTGGGAAACACAGCTACCAG GGATCATTTATGCACAG TCCCCTGGTAGTGTGCCCTCAGCAGCCCTGCCTGTGCCGGAACCTCTGAGTCCTTCCTTCTGTCACCTGTGCTGGGGGACAGCACCAGACAGGTGTTTCAGTGACACCCCATCCCACACCTGTCTCCAGTCCTGCTGGG GTGGccactccctccttcctgtgGCTTCTTCTTCATATATGGAATTTGCCTGGCCCTGCCTCACCACTCCTCCTGTGTACCATCTGATTGGAGGGTCAGGAGACGCAGCATCAACCCATTACTCACACTGGCCATAA
- the Fscn3 gene encoding fascin-3: protein MAEVEWIHRHPKAEDLRVGLISWAGTYLTFGAFNSTVTATAKSLGRRQTWELLVSNEHDAQAVIRLKSLQGLYLLCEADGTVCYGRPRTSHHGCFLLRFHRNGKWTLQCIISGRYLESDGEVVFCNSRVLSAYHMWTPRPALHVHVILYSPTYRSYARADHTVGRIWVDAAVPCLEECGFLLHFHDGCYHLETSTHHFLSHVDRLVPHRSSKTAFHMQVRPRGLVALCDGEGGTLYPQGTHLLLGLGSSPIRGEEWFILQHFPTWVSLKSKTRRFISVVYDAEVCAASERLTPMSLFQYECDSASLTLQLRSANGYYLAQRRHRAIIADGYPLESNTFFHVHWNCGKIILQSASGRFLSIASNGLLMANANIPGPNEELEIRFANRPFLILRGRYGYVGSSSDRDLIQCNMDQPDCIHLLPCRQGIYHFQAQGGSFWSITSFGTFRPWGKFALNFCIELQGSNLLTVLAPNGFYIRADRSGTLLADSGDITKECIWEF, encoded by the exons ACCTGGGAGCTCCTGGTGAGCAATGAACATGACGCGCAGGCCGTGATACGACTAAAGAGCTTGCAGGGCCTCTACCTGCTGTGTGAAGCTGATGGTACTGTGTGCTATGGCAGGCCAAGGACTAGCCACCACGGATGCTTCCTGCTCCGTTTCCACCGAAATGGCAAGTGGACCCTCCAGTGCATTATCTCTGGTCGTTATCTGGAGTCTGATGGTGAGGTTGTATTCTGCAACTCCAGGGTCCTCTCAGCTTACCATATGTGGACCCCTAGACCAGCCCTGCATGTCCATGTGATCCTCTACAGCCCCACCTACCGCAGCTATGCCCGAGCTGACCACACTGTGGGCCGAATCTGGGTTGACGCGGCAGTCCCCTGCCTAGAGGAATGTGGTTTCCTGTTACATTTCCACGATGGATGCTACCACCTGGAGACTTCTACACACCATTTCTTGTCTCATGTAGACCGGCTGGTCCCTCACCGCTCATCAAAGACAGCTTTCCACATGCAAGTGCGGCCTAGGGGGCTTGTGGCACTGTGCGATGGAGAAGGAGGTACATTGTATCCACAGGGCACACATCTACTCCTGGGCCTGGGCTCCAGTCCTATAAGGGGTGAGGAGTGGTTCATCTTACAACACTTCCCAACCTGGGTCAGCCTGAAGTCAAAGACACggaggttcatctcagtcgtctATG ATGCTGAGGTGTGTGCCGCCTCTGAGCGCTTGACCCCAATGTCCTTGTTCCAGTATGAATGCGACAGTGCAAGCCTCACCTTACAACTCCGTTCAGCCAATGGCTACTACCTAGCCCAG agGCGCCACAGGGCCATCATAGCTGACGGGTACCCCCTGGAATCTAACACCTTCTTCCATGTGCACTGGAATTGTGGCAAAATCATCCTGCAGTCCGCCAGTGGGCGTTTCCTGAGCATTGCATCCAATGGCCTGCTGATGGCAAATGCCAACATCCCAG GCCCCAATGAGGAACTGGAGATTCGATTTGCCAATCGCCCGTTTCTCATCTTAAGAGGGCGGTATGGGTATGTGGGCTCCTCCTCAGACCGGGACCTGATACAATGCAACATGGATCAGCCTGACTGCATTCACCTTCTGCCCTGCCGCCAGGGCATCTACCACTTTCAGG CACAGGGCGGATCCTTCTGGTCAATAACATCTTTTGGCACCTTCCGCCCTTGGGGAAAATTCGCCCTCAACTTCTGTATAGAACTTCAGGGGAGCAACTTGCTCACTGTGCTGGCGCCCAACGGCTTCTACATCCGAGCCGACCGAAGTGGCACACTATTGGCAGACAGTGGAGACATTACCAAAGAATGTATCTGGGAATTTTAG